DNA sequence from the Prochlorothrix hollandica PCC 9006 = CALU 1027 genome:
GGCCGGGTGGCAATCAGGAGACCATAGAGGGGCTGATTCCCCAGATTTTGGCATTGGTAGCGCAGGGTGTGGCTTTGGGGCAGCGGGAAGTGGAGGGCGCTGGATCCATTGCGCCAGGAATACCATGGGGATAACCCCACGGCCCGCTCCGCCACATACCGGGCCAGGGGCAAGTCGAGGGTCAGATCTTTAAATTCTAGCTTCAGGGGCACCCGGGTGCTGTCGGTGTTGATTAACGATCGCAGCAGTTTCAGGGCCAGGAGCGATCGAAACCGTGACCCCAACCGTTGCACCGCTGTTTTCACTGCCTCATCGGCGCTGCTGATGGTGCCCGGTAGCACCTCCTGGCCGGGGGCACAGAGTCCATAGCGGTGGATGGACACCGACAAACTGCCATCGGGGTTGGTATTGAGGGACTGGCTTTGCAGGGCTTGGAGCCGCCCGAACACATAGTCCACCGCCCGATCGCCCATGGTGATCGCTTCCACCTGACCCATGGCCGCAAACGCACTGGTGGCATCAATGCGCTCAATGCGATCCAGTTGGGGTTCTAGGCCAATGGTGAGCTGGGGAGACCGGGGCAACCAACGCACCTTTTCCTGGATGCCTTGGCCGGGGGCTAACTGGGCCAGGTTTTCGGGATACCCCTGGGTGAGGTAGGCGGCGGCGGTGAGGCGATCGCGCCATTGCACCTTCAGACTGAGGGGCGATCGATCTGGATCCGACGGGCTATCTGGTTGAACCGAACCCGTCTCCTCCCCGGTCACCACGGTGAACTGGCTGTTGTAGCCCAGGGTTTTGAGGGCGGTGGGGGACATTCCCCCAAACCAGAGGCGCACCTCACCATTGCTATCAACACGGGTAATGGACCCATCCACCCCTTGGGACGACATCGGCACCAATCCCCAGCTACCGAGGCTGGGACGGTTGCTGGTTTCCCCGTCCAGGGTCGGGTGTTGGCTAATGCCGGTGACATTAATCAACCGGGACAGGGCACGCTGCCACGTCACGGTCAGGGGATTATTGGGCAACTCTTGCCACAGTTGTTGCGTCAAGCTGGCGGTGAAGGCTCCGACGGCAAAGCTCTCTAGATCCAGTTCTAAGGCGGGGGTATGGGGATCCGATCCTTGGAGATAGAGACCGGGCACTTGGGGACGCAGGGCGCGTTGGCGGAGGGCATCTTGCACCGCCACAATGTCTGGGTTCCAGTCCCCCTGGGCCGAGGGCAGGCGAGAGCGCCAGCGCACCGCTAAGGGGGGGGTGGTTTGGGGGGGAATGGCGTGGCTGGTGTCGAGGACGGTGATGACGCGATCGCAGTCCAAGGCCCGCAATAGCAGTCCTAGGGTGGCCAGGGGCAGATCATTGACCTGATCCCTAGGGCTGCGGGGTAAGGCACTGTCCGCCGCCACTAGGCTGGGTTGCAGATCATCGGGTTCAGCGCCTTGGATTTGGCTCCCATAGCCGCTGAAGTGAAACACCACCACATCATCGGGGCGGGCCTGTTGCACCAGATGCTCCAGGAAGGTGGTCTCAATGGCGCTGCGGGTGGCGGCTTGATCCGTCAGGGTGACAATATCTTCGGGCTGAAAGCCATAGCGATAGATCAGGGTTTGGCGCTGTAGCTCCAGATCCATCAGGCATCCCCGCAGGGGGGGGCAGTCGCGGGCTGCACTGCCATAGCGATCGAGGCCCACCAACAGGGCTAATTTCCGCCGTGCGGGTTGGGCTAAGGCTTGGCCATAGCGATCGCCCAGCAGCGGCCATCCGGTGTCCCACAGTCCCAAGGCGGCTGTGGCTAAGCCAATGGATTTTAGAAAGTCCCGCCGTTTCAAGGTCATGCCATTCTCCCAATCTCGCCCTTGCGCTGTGGTGATCTTACCGAAGACATTCAGAAAAAGGTAGTGCGATGGCGGTTGGGGGTCAGTCTTGGGAAGGCCCACCCTTCCCCTGTATTCCGTCACTGGTAACGTCAAGTGTTTAACGTCAAGTGTTTAACGT
Encoded proteins:
- a CDS encoding caspase family protein, encoding MTLKRRDFLKSIGLATAALGLWDTGWPLLGDRYGQALAQPARRKLALLVGLDRYGSAARDCPPLRGCLMDLELQRQTLIYRYGFQPEDIVTLTDQAATRSAIETTFLEHLVQQARPDDVVVFHFSGYGSQIQGAEPDDLQPSLVAADSALPRSPRDQVNDLPLATLGLLLRALDCDRVITVLDTSHAIPPQTTPPLAVRWRSRLPSAQGDWNPDIVAVQDALRQRALRPQVPGLYLQGSDPHTPALELDLESFAVGAFTASLTQQLWQELPNNPLTVTWQRALSRLINVTGISQHPTLDGETSNRPSLGSWGLVPMSSQGVDGSITRVDSNGEVRLWFGGMSPTALKTLGYNSQFTVVTGEETGSVQPDSPSDPDRSPLSLKVQWRDRLTAAAYLTQGYPENLAQLAPGQGIQEKVRWLPRSPQLTIGLEPQLDRIERIDATSAFAAMGQVEAITMGDRAVDYVFGRLQALQSQSLNTNPDGSLSVSIHRYGLCAPGQEVLPGTISSADEAVKTAVQRLGSRFRSLLALKLLRSLINTDSTRVPLKLEFKDLTLDLPLARYVAERAVGLSPWYSWRNGSSALHFPLPQSHTLRYQCQNLGNQPLYGLLIATRPDGSFALGYPPSLNTAAQQPAKSWVFPPFSATIAIDYPSSLDWVVTTPTTAMELFCVVSTAPFPRTLQVLAPSWEDTFKPLRPVANPLGAIESLLEDLYQGSRGVLPPADAGDTVPLEVSQWAVVRLTGQVQG